Proteins encoded within one genomic window of Triticum aestivum cultivar Chinese Spring chromosome 2D, IWGSC CS RefSeq v2.1, whole genome shotgun sequence:
- the LOC123051882 gene encoding C2 domain-containing protein At1g53590 produces MDITEVTVVHHVALVLAALWAAGNAGWAHPALFLLALVYIFAVNARYTMRLKKRLQFEEKKSANQRRLLSDAETVRWLNYAVEKMWPVCMERVASQQFLLPIFPWFISKFKPWTARKAEIQSLYLGRNPPMFTDIRVVSQSTDDDHLVLELGMNFLAADDMDARMAVQLRKRFGFGITANMHITGMHIEGKVLVGVRFLQQWPFIGRVRVCFVEPPYFQMTVKPLFSHGLDVTELPGISGWLDRMLDVAFGQTLVEPNMLVIDMEKFASESESTDNWFTVDEKPPIAHAKVEIMEGADMKPSDPNGLSDPYVKGQLGPYRFQTKIHKKTLNPKWLEQFKIPITSWESSNLLSLQVRDKDHIFDDPLGNCSISTNKLRGGQRHDMWIPLKHIKTGRVHIAVTVLEDENGKVPSDEDELCGTPKEGKASTPGSSFSSKTNTESASSAGYRNMTDEYEPVDIKGLEKAGVWVHRPGSDVAATWEPRKGRARCQDSQILRENDGCSDSPRSSVSESQTSNSSTEEPASGNKSHRHLRKVKKGLVKLAGAMRHNKNSKSVSDDDETSPCETPHPNIRPVGESRVSVTYVVDEDPGNSSMERRSDDQHSSPERAGDESPTKGQLRKKAAHMVKHAGKAAHNLKSMLSRKGLDKGKEDECRNEEEGDLDVTRVDSFPARGGAVGDAAESLADGKDKLL; encoded by the exons ATGGATATAACGGAGGTGACGGTGGTGCACCACGTCGCGCTGGTGCTGGCCGCGCTCTGGGCCGCCGGGAACGCCGGCTGGGCGCACCCGGCGCtcttcctcctcgccctcgtctACATCTTCGCG GTAAATGCACGGTACACAATGAGACTGAAGAAGCGATTACAGTTTGAGGAAAAGAAAAGTGCCAACCAAAGAAGG CTCCTCTCTGATGCAGAGACAGTGAGGTGGCTAAATTATGCTGTTGAGAAGATGTGGCCAGTGTGCATGGAAAGGGTTGCATCCCAGCAGTTCCTTTTGCCCATATTCCCCTGGTTCATAAGCAAGTTCAAACCATGGACCGCA AGGAAAGCAGAGATCCAAAGCCTTTACTTGGGTCGGAATCCGCCGATGTTTACAGATATCAGGGTCGTCAGTCAATCGACTGATGATGACCATCTG GTTCTGGAGCTAGGAATGAACTTCCTTGCTGCAGATGATATGGATGCAAGGATGGCTGTACAACTGAGGAAGAGATTCGGGTTTGGTATTACAGCAAACATGCATATAACTGGCATGCATATTGAAGGCAAG GTCCTTGTTGGTGTGAGGTTTCTTCAACAGTGGCCCTTTATTGGGCGTGTACGAGTATGCTTTGTTGAGCCTCCATACTTCCAGATGACAGTGAAGCCGCTATTTAGTCATGGGCTTGACGTGACTGAACTTCCAGGAATTTCTGGATGGCTT GACAGAATGTTGGATGTTGCCTTTGGACAGACCCTAGTTGAG CCTAACATGCTAGTTATTGATATGGAGAAGTTTGCCTCGGAGTCGGAATCTACAG ATAATTGGTTTACTGTTGATGAGAAGCCACCTATTGCGCATGCCAAGGTAGAGATCATGGAGGGGGCTGACATGAAACCTTCTGACCCAAATG GTTTATCGGACCCGTATGTGAAAGGCCAGCTCGGACCATACCGTTTCCAGACAAAGATCCATAAGAAAACTCTCAACCCCAAATGGCTGGAGCAGTTCAAGATACCAATTACTTCATGGGAATCATCTAATCTTCTTTCTCTTCAAGTTCGAGACAAGGACCATATCTTTGATGACCCACTTGG CAATTGTTCAATCAGTACCAATAAACTGAGAGGAGGACAAAGACACGATATGTGGATTCCACTAAAGCATATAAAGACAGGGAGGGTTCATATAGCTGTCACGGTACTTGAAGATGAAAATGGAAAG GTACCTAGTGATGAAGATGAACTGTGTGGAACACCCAAGGAGGGGAAAGCTAGCACACCAGGGTCTAGTTTTTCTTCGAAGACCAACACCGAGAGTGCATCTTCTGCGGGATACCGGAATATGACCGATGAATATGAACCTGTGGACATCAAAGGACTGGAAAAGGCTGGAGTCTGGGTACATCGGCCGGGCAGCGATGTCGCCGCTACCTGGGAGCCTCGGAAGGGGCGAGCGCGGTGCCAGGATTCCCAAATACTACGGGAGAACGATGGCTGCAGCGATAGCCCCAGGTCATCGGTGTCGGAGTCTCAGACAAGCAACTCCAGCACCGAAGAACCAGCCAGCGGCAACAAATCTCATCGCCACCTCCGCAAGGTGAAGAAGGGTTTGGTGAAACTGGCTGGAGCTATGCGCCACAACAAGAACTCCAAGAGCGTGAGCGATGACGACGAAACCTCTCCGTGCGAAACGCCGCACCCGAACATACGGCCTGTCGGAGAAAGCAGGGTGTCGGTAACGTATGTCGTCGACGAAGACCCCGGGAACAGCAGCATGGAGCGGAGGTCAGATGACCAGCACTCCAGCCCCGAGAGGGCCGGCGACGAGAGCCCGACAAAGGGACAGCTGAGGAAGAAGGCGGCGCATATGGTGAAACATGCAGGGAAAGCCGCTCATAACCTGAAGAGCATGCTCAGCAGGAAAGGTCTTGACAAGGGCAAGGAAGACGAGTGCAGAAACGAGGAGGAAGGCGATCTCGATGTGACGAGAGTTGATTCTTT